One Campylobacter concisus DNA segment encodes these proteins:
- a CDS encoding LemA family protein — protein sequence MKNLIAIVVVIAALVFGAFKYANSFVVLDENTNEKWSQVLNQYKRRADLVPNLVETVKGYAAHEQKVFEDVANARSKSMQVSIDASSLSDEAKVKEFMAAQGQLGSALGRLMAVSESYPELKANQNFLSLQSQLEGTENRISVARRDYIEAVKEYNVALRSFPGKFIVGIFYPEMKPKQGIEVSSEDMKNPKVSFEK from the coding sequence ATGAAAAATTTAATAGCCATAGTTGTGGTCATCGCCGCACTTGTTTTTGGCGCTTTCAAATACGCAAATTCATTTGTAGTGCTTGATGAAAACACCAACGAGAAGTGGTCTCAGGTGCTAAATCAATACAAAAGAAGAGCCGATCTCGTGCCAAATTTAGTTGAAACTGTAAAAGGCTACGCAGCCCACGAGCAAAAGGTCTTTGAAGACGTGGCAAATGCAAGAAGCAAGAGCATGCAAGTAAGCATCGATGCAAGCAGTCTTAGCGACGAGGCAAAGGTTAAAGAATTTATGGCAGCTCAAGGTCAGCTAGGCTCTGCGCTTGGTAGGCTAATGGCAGTTAGCGAGAGCTATCCAGAGCTAAAAGCAAATCAAAATTTCCTCTCACTCCAAAGCCAGCTTGAAGGCACAGAAAACCGCATAAGCGTAGCAAGACGCGACTACATCGAGGCTGTAAAAGAGTATAACGTAGCCCTTAGAAGCTTTCCAGGTAAATTTATAGTAGGCATTTTCTACCCAGAGATGAAGCCAAAACAAGGCATCGAGGTTAGCAGCGAAGATATGAAAAACCCAAAAGTTTCGTTTGAGAAATAA
- a CDS encoding TPM domain-containing protein, with amino-acid sequence MKKIISLLLFAFSFCFALNFNEQINDEAHIFSQSQRDELLNLVQNFEQNSTTQIAIVTLNSLENKSIEDLSLEIARGYKLGQKKDSNGVLLVVAPNEKKVRIEVGYGLEGMLTDAISSQIINSVMIPQFKNGKMSEGVKEGVLAIIKVASGEEFSSKTSLSDLPFGVFAFFAGMLSCFASVIFGKFFMRTGFSTCFAGLVSTALEQGFGVQNYLIIFGVFAFIFAVFFFILKDVFKRNSQGGSLPMGFRRDNSGSNGGGRSSSGRGGGFSGGGGGFGGGGASGSW; translated from the coding sequence ATGAAAAAAATCATTAGTCTTTTGCTCTTTGCATTTAGCTTTTGTTTTGCTCTAAATTTCAATGAGCAGATCAACGATGAGGCCCATATCTTTTCACAAAGCCAAAGAGATGAGCTTTTAAATTTAGTGCAAAATTTCGAGCAAAACAGCACCACACAAATCGCCATAGTGACTTTAAATTCGCTTGAAAATAAGAGCATCGAAGATCTATCGCTTGAAATAGCTAGAGGCTACAAACTAGGTCAAAAAAAAGATAGCAACGGCGTGCTTTTGGTGGTCGCTCCAAATGAGAAAAAGGTCCGCATCGAGGTTGGATACGGACTTGAAGGGATGCTAACTGATGCCATCTCGAGCCAGATCATAAATAGCGTGATGATACCTCAGTTTAAAAATGGCAAGATGAGCGAAGGCGTGAAAGAGGGCGTTTTAGCGATCATAAAAGTGGCTAGCGGCGAGGAATTTAGTAGCAAAACTAGCCTTAGCGACTTGCCTTTTGGCGTGTTTGCCTTTTTTGCTGGCATGCTCTCTTGTTTTGCCTCTGTGATCTTTGGCAAATTTTTTATGCGAACTGGCTTTAGTACGTGCTTTGCTGGGCTTGTATCAACCGCACTTGAGCAGGGATTTGGCGTGCAAAACTACCTTATCATTTTTGGCGTTTTTGCCTTTATATTCGCTGTATTTTTCTTTATTTTAAAAGACGTTTTTAAGAGAAATAGCCAAGGTGGCTCTTTGCCAATGGGTTTTAGGCGCGATAATTCAGGCTCAAATGGTGGCGGTCGCTCAAGTAGTGGCAGAGGAGGTGGCTTTAGTGGCGGCGGCGGTGGTTTTGGCGGAGGCGGAGCCAGCGGCAGCTGGTGA
- a CDS encoding ABC transporter substrate-binding protein, with product MLSGELLKSHFAKFDLAEMLSGFLEQSHFDKEKFKALRRDGFKSLDKSQRVELLKIAGFKAYLDAKFQGFLRELMQSKILVVSGVEYKFSELEIYTCFDANTYKRSCEAGEIYFHNFGFDISFKSEPVLYGGILVRSLKALKERNFIFGPRKCALHILNSKISNLNFDLKEADYREDEVAFTPRIRSFKDEIELKNDALRAVSGEFKEALKSAKEYKKRVENAYKKG from the coding sequence ATGCTATCAGGCGAGCTACTTAAAAGCCATTTTGCTAAATTTGATCTAGCGGAAATGCTTAGTGGGTTTTTAGAGCAAAGTCATTTTGACAAAGAAAAATTTAAAGCACTTAGGCGAGATGGTTTTAAAAGCTTAGATAAGAGCCAAAGAGTGGAGCTTCTTAAAATAGCAGGTTTTAAGGCGTATCTTGACGCGAAATTTCAGGGCTTTTTGCGTGAGCTGATGCAAAGCAAGATCCTCGTTGTAAGCGGCGTGGAGTATAAATTTAGCGAGCTTGAAATTTACACCTGCTTTGATGCAAACACCTACAAAAGATCGTGCGAGGCTGGCGAAATTTACTTTCACAACTTTGGTTTTGACATCTCTTTTAAGAGCGAGCCAGTGCTTTATGGTGGCATTTTGGTAAGGAGTTTAAAGGCATTAAAAGAGCGAAATTTCATCTTTGGACCAAGAAAATGCGCCTTGCATATCTTAAATAGCAAAATAAGTAATTTAAATTTTGATCTAAAAGAGGCTGATTATAGAGAGGATGAGGTCGCTTTTACGCCAAGGATTAGATCGTTTAAAGATGAGATCGAGCTTAAAAATGACGCTTTAAGAGCGGTTAGTGGCGAGTTTAAAGAGGCACTTAAAAGCGCAAAAGAGTATAAAAAAAGAGTTGAAAATGCCTATAAAAAGGGGTGA
- a CDS encoding 4'-phosphopantetheinyl transferase family protein — protein sequence MPIKRGEIYLFIGFDGANFSPKMLDRKEHRKLKKYPNLANQNSFKLSRYLKFKAKKRGKICLSHKENIAVLAISKEKVGVDVEELKERNFDGVIKFCFNKKESEIYANAKDKIQKFYEIYTAKEAVIKAKNLAFIDLARAKFDEMNRRYLIINNLFIICLAFKHSKDIIVKFL from the coding sequence ATGCCTATAAAAAGGGGTGAAATTTATCTTTTTATCGGCTTTGATGGTGCAAATTTTAGCCCTAAAATGCTAGATAGAAAAGAGCATAGAAAGCTAAAAAAATATCCAAATTTAGCAAATCAAAACTCATTTAAACTCTCTCGCTATTTAAAATTTAAAGCAAAAAAACGGGGCAAAATTTGCCTCTCTCACAAAGAAAATATCGCCGTTTTGGCTATCTCAAAAGAAAAAGTTGGCGTTGATGTAGAGGAGCTAAAAGAGCGAAATTTTGACGGAGTGATCAAATTTTGCTTTAACAAAAAAGAGAGCGAAATTTACGCAAATGCCAAAGACAAAATACAAAAATTTTATGAAATTTACACCGCAAAAGAGGCTGTTATAAAAGCCAAAAATTTAGCCTTTATCGACCTTGCTAGGGCTAAATTTGATGAGATGAATAGAAGATACTTGATTATTAATAATCTATTTATCATTTGCCTTGCATTTAAGCATAGCAAAGATATAATTGTTAAATTTTTATGA
- a CDS encoding beta-ketoacyl synthase N-terminal-like domain-containing protein, translating into MIYVSKPAIISAAGSSSDENLSSLLSGKRFLSKSCEFHPQNEFLVGKFNGTLPSFSSKTKEHFKTRTNALLLNTMLEIDEEIKRAIKKYGKSRVGVVLGTTTSGVEENFEPFKDYIATGFFDKSRFGINRNCLANVAEFVSDFYELSGPSYCVSTACTSGVKAVIEAKRLIESELCDAVICGGVDSLNTLTINGFNSLSILSSAPSQAFSKNREGINIGEGAGLFLLSRDEISNVVVAGSASNCDAFHMTQPDFSAKMAVNCIEDALKRASMSGVDYVNLHGTGTQANDKMEAKAVNLTLGATFASTLKPQIGHTLGAAGAIESAICAMLCMEENSTLPPHVYDGEYDESLEAVNLVKSGTKFDVKTAMSLSFAFGGDNAAIIFKRVR; encoded by the coding sequence TTGATATACGTTAGCAAGCCAGCCATTATCAGCGCCGCAGGTAGCAGTAGTGATGAAAATTTAAGCTCGCTTTTAAGTGGCAAGAGATTTTTAAGTAAAAGCTGCGAATTTCACCCACAAAATGAGTTTTTGGTGGGTAAATTTAACGGCACTTTGCCTAGCTTTTCAAGCAAAACTAAAGAGCACTTCAAAACTCGCACCAACGCCTTGCTTTTAAACACGATGCTTGAGATTGATGAGGAGATAAAAAGAGCGATCAAAAAATATGGCAAAAGCCGTGTGGGCGTCGTTCTTGGCACTACTACAAGTGGCGTTGAGGAGAATTTCGAGCCATTTAAAGACTATATCGCAACTGGATTTTTTGATAAAAGCAGGTTTGGCATAAATAGAAACTGCCTTGCAAACGTGGCCGAGTTTGTGAGCGACTTTTACGAGCTTAGTGGCCCAAGCTACTGCGTATCGACTGCGTGTACTTCAGGCGTCAAGGCGGTCATAGAAGCAAAAAGGCTCATTGAAAGCGAGCTTTGTGACGCGGTCATCTGTGGCGGCGTCGATAGCCTAAATACGCTTACGATAAATGGCTTTAACTCTCTTAGTATCCTAAGTAGCGCGCCAAGTCAGGCCTTTTCTAAAAACAGAGAGGGGATAAATATCGGCGAGGGAGCTGGGCTATTTTTGCTGAGCCGTGATGAAATTTCAAACGTCGTAGTCGCCGGTTCAGCCTCAAACTGCGACGCTTTTCACATGACGCAGCCAGATTTTAGCGCAAAAATGGCGGTAAATTGCATAGAGGACGCTCTAAAAAGAGCCAGCATGAGCGGCGTAGACTATGTAAATTTACATGGTACCGGCACGCAGGCAAATGACAAAATGGAGGCAAAAGCTGTAAATTTAACGCTTGGTGCCACCTTTGCAAGCACGCTAAAGCCACAGATTGGTCATACACTTGGGGCTGCTGGGGCGATAGAGAGTGCCATTTGCGCTATGCTTTGCATGGAGGAAAATAGCACTTTGCCACCACACGTTTATGACGGCGAGTATGATGAGAGCTTGGAGGCTGTAAATTTAGTAAAAAGCGGCACGAAATTTGACGTAAAAACAGCGATGTCGTTATCTTTTGCCTTTGGCGGAGATAATGCCGCTATAATATTTAAAAGAGTGAGATGA
- a CDS encoding thioester dehydrase: MMISDYLPHSSAITLIDEILEFIPCESIKVRSVINEQNPFLEDGKFMTQKAIEMMAQSLGIYDSKMRELRGEKAIFGFLLGSRKFEIFRPYFKVGDEIVIISKCSIQDESGFGVYDSELFVNGELGARAVLNVMSPDEEFVKKALSE; encoded by the coding sequence ATGATGATAAGTGACTATTTACCGCACAGCAGCGCCATAACCCTGATCGATGAAATTTTGGAATTTATCCCTTGCGAGAGCATAAAAGTAAGAAGCGTGATAAATGAGCAAAATCCTTTTTTGGAAGATGGGAAATTTATGACGCAAAAGGCGATAGAGATGATGGCTCAAAGCCTTGGCATCTACGACTCAAAGATGCGTGAGTTGCGCGGCGAGAAGGCGATATTTGGCTTTTTGCTAGGAAGTAGGAAATTTGAAATTTTTAGGCCATATTTTAAAGTGGGCGATGAGATAGTGATCATTTCAAAGTGCTCGATCCAAGATGAGAGCGGATTTGGCGTTTATGACAGCGAGCTTTTTGTAAATGGTGAGCTTGGCGCAAGGGCGGTTTTAAACGTGATGAGCCCTGATGAAGAATTTGTAAAAAAGGCACTTAGTGAGTAA
- the fabG gene encoding 3-oxoacyl-ACP reductase FabG, whose product MSKRVLITGSSRGIGASIARRLAGEYELVLHARSKSDELLKIASELGAKFMTFDVADTAAAKEAIEADMEANGVYYGVILNAGITRDNTFVGLSDEEWFDVIDVNLNGFYNVLRPALMPMIRARKPARIVTLSSVSGVIGNRGQVNYSASKAGIIGASKALAVELASRGITVNCVAPGLIKTDMSEEILNSDFLDEVLKAIPAKRAGKADEVAGLVKFLLSDEASYITRQVIGVNGGLC is encoded by the coding sequence GTGAGTAAGAGAGTATTGATAACTGGATCAAGTAGAGGCATAGGAGCTAGCATCGCTAGGCGCCTTGCTGGCGAGTACGAATTGGTGCTTCATGCAAGAAGCAAGAGCGATGAGCTTTTAAAGATAGCTAGTGAGCTTGGGGCTAAATTTATGACATTTGACGTGGCTGACACGGCTGCGGCAAAAGAGGCCATAGAGGCTGACATGGAGGCAAATGGCGTCTATTACGGCGTTATTTTAAACGCTGGCATAACAAGGGATAATACCTTTGTGGGGCTAAGTGACGAAGAGTGGTTTGACGTGATAGATGTAAATTTAAATGGCTTTTACAACGTCCTAAGACCAGCGCTAATGCCCATGATAAGGGCTAGAAAGCCAGCTAGGATAGTGACACTAAGCTCTGTTTCAGGGGTCATTGGCAACAGAGGTCAGGTGAATTACTCAGCTAGCAAGGCAGGCATCATAGGAGCTAGCAAAGCCCTTGCAGTAGAGCTTGCCAGCAGGGGCATAACAGTAAACTGCGTAGCACCAGGGCTTATAAAGACAGATATGAGCGAAGAAATTTTAAATAGCGACTTCTTAGACGAAGTGCTAAAGGCCATACCTGCAAAAAGAGCTGGCAAGGCAGATGAGGTGGCAGGACTTGTTAAATTTCTGCTAAGCGATGAGGCTAGCTACATCACAAGGCAGGTCATCGGCGTAAATGGAGGGCTTTGCTAA
- a CDS encoding beta-ketoacyl-ACP synthase, with protein MRVFVTGIGAVSAFGNSWEEMRAKFLEGKNAVRYMSEWEGYKELNTRLAAPIIEYKHPQEWDRKQLRSLGKVSCYSVHAAGLALKDAGLLNGEGLQAANLDPSVQDGRMGVASGSSTGSTDSILDMAKLVLDMDSGFNANTYIKMMPHTTAANIALFYSLKGRIIPTSSACTSGSHAIGYAYESIKNGSIDMMLAGGAEELCVSEAYVFDKLYATSVKNSTPNLTPTPFEKDRDGLVLGEGAGFLVLESEESALKRGAKIYAEVVGFGSTCDGTHITRPQSATMKAAMNLALRAAKLESKSIGYVNAHATATKHGDIAESIATNELFGEDIAISSLKSYLGHTLGACGGLEAIASIMMMREELFFPTINLKVTDPECAKLNYLKEPTPIKTDFVMSNNFAFGGVNTSLIFKRVDNKF; from the coding sequence ATGCGTGTATTTGTCACAGGTATCGGCGCAGTCAGTGCTTTTGGCAATAGCTGGGAGGAGATGAGGGCTAAATTTCTTGAGGGCAAAAACGCCGTGAGATATATGAGCGAGTGGGAGGGCTATAAGGAGCTAAACACACGCCTTGCAGCACCTATCATAGAGTACAAACACCCGCAGGAGTGGGACAGAAAACAGCTAAGAAGCCTTGGCAAGGTATCATGTTATAGCGTGCATGCGGCTGGACTTGCTTTAAAAGACGCTGGTTTGCTAAATGGCGAAGGCTTGCAGGCTGCAAATTTAGACCCAAGCGTGCAAGATGGCAGGATGGGCGTGGCGAGTGGCTCAAGCACTGGTAGCACGGACTCTATCCTTGACATGGCAAAACTAGTTTTGGACATGGATAGTGGCTTTAACGCAAATACCTACATAAAAATGATGCCTCACACCACAGCGGCAAATATCGCGCTATTTTACTCGCTAAAAGGGCGCATCATCCCTACATCTTCGGCATGTACGAGCGGCTCACACGCCATTGGCTACGCTTACGAGAGCATAAAAAACGGCAGCATAGATATGATGCTAGCTGGTGGTGCTGAGGAGCTTTGCGTGAGCGAGGCGTACGTCTTTGACAAACTTTACGCTACAAGTGTGAAAAACAGCACGCCAAATTTGACACCAACGCCGTTTGAAAAAGATAGAGATGGTTTGGTGCTTGGCGAGGGGGCTGGATTTTTAGTGCTTGAAAGCGAAGAGAGCGCTTTAAAAAGAGGAGCTAAAATTTACGCTGAGGTCGTTGGCTTTGGCTCTACGTGTGATGGCACGCACATCACTAGACCACAAAGTGCTACTATGAAAGCGGCGATGAACCTAGCACTTCGCGCGGCAAAACTAGAGTCAAAAAGCATAGGCTACGTAAATGCCCACGCCACCGCGACAAAACATGGCGATATAGCTGAAAGTATCGCTACAAACGAGCTTTTTGGGGAGGATATCGCCATTAGCTCACTTAAAAGCTATCTAGGTCACACGCTTGGCGCTTGTGGCGGGCTGGAGGCGATAGCAAGCATAATGATGATGAGAGAAGAGCTATTTTTCCCAACTATAAATTTAAAAGTAACTGACCCTGAGTGTGCAAAGCTAAACTACTTAAAGGAGCCAACGCCGATAAAGACGGACTTTGTGATGAGTAATAACTTTGCATTTGGCGGTGTAAATACATCTTTGATATTTAAAAGAGTAGATAACAAATTTTAA